One segment of Paenibacillus rhizovicinus DNA contains the following:
- a CDS encoding S1 family peptidase: MFFNEVFLADATGFIVEFEKQNYIVTNWHVVSGKNADTNELLSPKTGAIPNKIKVLHHSNHIFGEWAEDEVYLYDNQGDRRWIEHPNGQLVDVVAIPFTPNDLIRVFPLDMALVNTDVVMRPAMSVSIIGFPFGLSSTGWPIWKTGHIASDPIVDYDGRKMFLIDATTRGGMSGSPVFLRISSGYTTSAGHHLIGGPLVTKFLGVYSGRIRDDIEIGRVWKPGAMVEVFLYGSK, from the coding sequence ATGTTTTTTAATGAAGTCTTTCTTGCAGACGCGACAGGATTCATAGTTGAATTTGAAAAACAAAATTATATTGTTACAAATTGGCATGTAGTATCAGGAAAAAATGCCGATACGAATGAGCTATTAAGCCCAAAAACCGGTGCCATTCCTAATAAAATTAAGGTTTTGCACCATTCTAACCACATCTTCGGAGAGTGGGCAGAGGACGAAGTATATTTGTATGATAATCAGGGCGATAGGCGTTGGATCGAACATCCAAACGGTCAATTGGTTGATGTTGTTGCAATTCCTTTTACACCTAATGATCTGATAAGGGTCTTCCCCTTAGATATGGCATTAGTGAACACTGATGTAGTAATGCGCCCAGCCATGTCAGTCTCAATCATTGGATTCCCCTTTGGATTATCCTCGACTGGTTGGCCCATTTGGAAGACTGGTCATATCGCATCTGACCCAATTGTTGACTACGACGGGCGCAAAATGTTTCTTATCGATGCTACAACAAGAGGAGGGATGTCAGGATCCCCCGTTTTCCTAAGGATATCGAGTGGGTATACTACATCAGCTGGCCATCATTTAATCGGAGGTCCTCTGGTAACTAAATTTCTTGGTGTATACTCCGGAAGAATTAGGGATGATATTGAAATTGGTAGGGTGTGGAAACCAGGTGCAATGGTTGAGGTTTTTCTTTATGGAAGTAAGTAA